From Virgibacillus ihumii, the proteins below share one genomic window:
- the aroC gene encoding chorismate synthase, which yields MRYLTAGESHGKQLTTIIEGLPARMPLTIDDINQSLLRRQKGHGRGKRMQIEKDLAEIMSGVRHGYTLGSPVTLVIPNDDFKHWTDIMGEEPLDEDAKIRRTVSRPRPGHADLNGALKYGHRDMRNVLERSSARETAARVAAGAVAKTLLKQLGIKISGYVKGIAGIVAEDSPSLSIKERQEMSEASPVRTLDKQVEQPMMDAIDKAKKDGDSIGGVVEVYVEGMPAGVGSYVHYDRKLDSRIAGSVVSINAFKGVEFGLGFEAARRNGSQVHDEIAWNDEDGYYRKTNRLGGFEGGMTTGMPIVVKGVMKPIPTLYKPLQSIDIDSKEPFNASIERSDSCAVPAASVVMEHVVAFEIAKAVLEQFPYDQFPKLADAINEYREETRCF from the coding sequence ATGCGCTACTTAACTGCAGGTGAATCACATGGAAAACAACTTACAACAATTATCGAAGGTCTTCCTGCCCGGATGCCGCTGACGATTGATGATATCAACCAATCATTACTGCGCAGGCAAAAGGGACATGGCAGAGGCAAACGAATGCAAATCGAAAAGGATTTGGCTGAAATAATGAGTGGAGTTAGGCATGGATATACGCTTGGATCTCCTGTTACGCTTGTTATCCCTAACGATGATTTCAAGCATTGGACAGATATTATGGGGGAAGAACCGCTGGATGAAGATGCAAAAATCAGGCGTACCGTTTCCAGACCAAGACCAGGACACGCCGACTTAAATGGGGCACTAAAATATGGCCACCGTGATATGCGGAATGTACTGGAACGTTCTTCAGCCCGGGAAACCGCTGCAAGGGTAGCAGCCGGAGCTGTTGCCAAAACATTGTTGAAGCAGCTTGGGATTAAAATTTCAGGATATGTAAAGGGAATCGCCGGAATTGTCGCGGAAGATTCTCCTTCGCTTAGCATAAAAGAAAGACAGGAAATGTCAGAAGCCTCTCCTGTACGAACGTTGGATAAGCAAGTCGAGCAACCGATGATGGATGCGATCGACAAGGCGAAAAAAGATGGGGATTCAATCGGGGGTGTTGTCGAAGTTTATGTAGAAGGGATGCCTGCCGGAGTCGGATCCTATGTACATTATGATCGAAAACTGGATTCTCGGATTGCTGGCAGTGTTGTCAGCATAAACGCTTTTAAGGGAGTGGAATTCGGTCTCGGTTTTGAAGCAGCACGAAGGAACGGGAGTCAGGTTCATGACGAAATTGCCTGGAACGACGAAGATGGCTATTACCGGAAAACAAACCGTCTTGGTGGATTTGAAGGTGGAATGACAACAGGAATGCCTATAGTTGTTAAAGGTGTTATGAAGCCTATACCAACCCTTTATAAGCCACTGCAAAGTATTGATATTGATTCCAAGGAACCTTTCAATGCCAGTATAGAACGATCTGATTCATGTGCGGTGCCGGCAGCATCAGTTGTGATGGAACATGTTGTAGCATTTGAAATTGCCAAAGCTGTTTTGGAACAATTTCCGTATGACCAGTTTCCAAAACTGGCAGACGCCATCAATGAATACCGTGAAGAAACAAGGTGTTTTTAG
- the ndk gene encoding nucleoside-diphosphate kinase has product MEKTFLMVKPDGVQRNLVGEIVNRFERKGFKLAGAKLMQITDDLAQNHYGEHKERPFFGELVNFITSGPVFAMVWEGENVITTARDMMGKTNPLEASAGTIRGDYGMTVGKNVIHGSDSPESAEREIGLFFNENDVLSYSKQDSEWIY; this is encoded by the coding sequence ATGGAAAAAACATTTTTAATGGTAAAACCAGATGGCGTACAACGCAATTTGGTAGGAGAGATTGTAAATCGGTTTGAACGTAAAGGGTTTAAACTGGCTGGTGCAAAACTGATGCAAATCACAGATGACCTGGCTCAAAATCACTACGGTGAACATAAAGAACGTCCATTCTTTGGCGAGTTAGTCAACTTCATTACTTCCGGTCCGGTATTTGCAATGGTTTGGGAAGGTGAAAATGTTATCACTACAGCCAGAGATATGATGGGCAAAACAAATCCGCTGGAAGCTTCTGCCGGAACAATCCGCGGGGATTATGGCATGACAGTTGGTAAAAATGTCATTCACGGATCTGACTCACCGGAAAGTGCAGAACGCGAAATTGGTCTTTTCTTCAATGAAAATGACGTATTATCTTATTCAAAACAAGACAGCGAATGGATTTACTAA
- the hepT gene encoding heptaprenyl diphosphate synthase component II, whose amino-acid sequence MKLSKTYGYLKKELDIIEHALNSAIQADHTVLREASLQLLQAGGKRIRPVFVLLCGQLGNYDLNRVKTVAVSLELIHMATLVHDDVIDDASLRRGKSTTKQLYGNRVAMYTGDYILARALENITTIPDVNAHQELSKTIVQVVVGEIEQIKDKFDWDQNLRDYLRRIRRKTALLIATSCKLGAIVSGLSEKEQKKLYQYGYYIGMSYQIIDDILDFTSSADELGKPAGNDLLQGNITLPVLFAMQDSAFKQMLMETFDSSKTVTDADMTQVIKGLKNTTAIEKSYQVSDHYLEKALNALDCIKNHKAKQTLLSIAKYIGKRRS is encoded by the coding sequence ATGAAACTAAGTAAAACATATGGATATTTAAAAAAAGAATTGGATATAATTGAACATGCATTAAACAGTGCAATACAAGCCGATCATACTGTGTTACGGGAAGCATCTTTACAGTTGCTTCAGGCAGGGGGGAAGCGTATTCGCCCTGTTTTTGTCTTGTTATGCGGCCAGCTGGGGAATTATGATTTGAACCGGGTAAAAACGGTTGCAGTCTCGCTTGAACTGATACACATGGCGACGCTGGTGCACGATGATGTGATTGATGATGCATCATTGCGCAGAGGAAAATCCACCACGAAACAGTTATACGGGAATCGTGTCGCGATGTATACAGGAGATTACATACTTGCCCGTGCATTGGAAAATATCACAACCATCCCCGATGTCAATGCTCATCAGGAATTGTCCAAAACAATTGTCCAAGTTGTAGTCGGTGAGATTGAACAAATTAAGGATAAATTTGACTGGGATCAGAATTTGCGTGATTATTTACGAAGAATCAGACGAAAAACCGCACTGCTTATAGCGACAAGCTGTAAATTGGGCGCTATCGTCTCTGGACTTTCAGAAAAAGAGCAAAAAAAATTATATCAGTATGGTTACTACATCGGAATGTCCTATCAAATTATTGATGATATTTTGGATTTCACCTCTTCAGCGGATGAACTGGGGAAACCTGCTGGAAATGACCTTCTACAAGGTAATATAACATTGCCTGTTTTATTTGCAATGCAGGATTCGGCTTTTAAACAGATGCTCATGGAAACATTTGATTCGTCCAAAACGGTAACAGATGCTGACATGACTCAAGTAATTAAAGGACTGAAGAATACGACTGCGATTGAAAAATCGTACCAGGTAAGTGATCACTATTTGGAAAAAGCATTAAATGCACTAGACTGTATTAAAAATCATAAAGCTAAACAGACACTTCTCAGCATTGCCAAATATATTGGCAAAAGACGTTCCTGA
- the menG gene encoding demethylmenaquinone methyltransferase — translation MSQSKEERVHHVFEKIYNNYDSMNSIISFKRHKAWRRDVMKRMNVSEGASALDVCCGTGDWAFSMAKATGNKGKVIGIDFSSNMLSVAREKNKNIQYEQLSFVHGNAMNLPYDANSFDYVTIGFGLRNVPDYMTVLREMYRVVKPGGKVVCLETSQPTMLGFRQGYYFYFRFIMPLIGRLFAKSYKEYAWLHESAKNFPDKKELKEMFLDAGFSQVQVKSYTGGVAAMHLGEKK, via the coding sequence ATGTCTCAGTCCAAAGAAGAACGCGTACACCACGTGTTTGAGAAAATATATAACAATTACGATTCCATGAACTCAATCATATCGTTTAAGCGTCACAAGGCATGGCGGCGGGACGTTATGAAGCGGATGAATGTTTCAGAGGGAGCATCTGCATTGGATGTTTGCTGCGGCACAGGGGATTGGGCATTTTCGATGGCGAAAGCTACCGGGAACAAAGGTAAGGTGATTGGAATTGATTTTAGCTCCAATATGCTTTCAGTAGCCCGGGAGAAAAATAAAAATATACAGTACGAACAGCTTTCGTTCGTTCACGGTAACGCAATGAATTTGCCATATGATGCTAACTCCTTTGATTATGTAACGATCGGTTTTGGATTGCGAAATGTTCCCGATTATATGACGGTTTTAAGAGAAATGTACCGGGTCGTGAAACCGGGCGGTAAAGTTGTCTGTCTGGAAACATCCCAGCCGACCATGCTCGGCTTTCGTCAAGGGTATTATTTTTATTTTCGATTCATTATGCCGCTGATTGGCAGATTGTTTGCTAAAAGCTATAAGGAATATGCATGGTTACATGAATCAGCTAAAAATTTTCCTGATAAAAAGGAACTGAAGGAAATGTTTCTGGATGCGGGGTTCAGCCAGGTACAGGTTAAAAGTTATACAGGCGGCGTGGCAGCCATGCATTTGGGTGAGAAAAAATAA
- a CDS encoding heptaprenyl diphosphate synthase component 1 — MQTSNTEMRNLRSLIHEKMQHTYIESYVDIPEINDDKLFLLKAILDDTDLTGLQKENYITTTMLVQMALDTHDLVPQTNNYVQTDSERKNKQLSVLAGDYYSGLYYLILSSIEEIELVHMLAAAIKEINECKMQLYYNKADSLHEFLTINNKIDSLLIMYVAEFVQEKEISNITGDWLLLSKLLEAKRNLAMNNASSVFTYRPGYSAFTEQLNNPEVINQIILDNVTSLKNSLDNFPSRLTSLKADLMDTLSEQLSSLRIISEEG, encoded by the coding sequence TTGCAGACGTCCAATACGGAAATGAGAAATCTCAGGTCATTAATACATGAGAAGATGCAGCATACATATATAGAAAGTTATGTCGATATACCGGAAATCAATGATGATAAACTATTCCTATTAAAAGCAATTTTGGATGATACTGATTTAACCGGTTTACAAAAAGAAAATTACATCACGACGACTATGTTGGTGCAAATGGCCCTGGATACGCATGATCTGGTTCCGCAGACCAATAACTATGTACAGACTGATTCAGAGAGAAAAAACAAACAATTATCGGTACTTGCTGGTGATTATTACAGTGGTCTATATTATTTAATTCTTTCCAGCATCGAAGAGATTGAATTGGTTCATATGCTCGCTGCAGCAATCAAAGAAATAAATGAATGTAAAATGCAATTATATTATAATAAAGCAGATTCATTGCACGAATTTTTAACTATAAATAATAAAATCGACTCACTTTTGATTATGTATGTTGCAGAATTTGTACAAGAAAAAGAAATCAGTAATATAACAGGTGACTGGCTGCTTTTAAGCAAACTACTCGAAGCGAAGCGTAATTTGGCAATGAATAATGCCTCATCAGTATTCACATACCGGCCCGGCTACTCCGCTTTTACTGAACAATTGAACAATCCGGAAGTGATTAATCAAATAATCCTGGATAATGTGACCAGTCTCAAAAATTCACTGGATAATTTCCCTAGTAGGCTGACCTCACTAAAGGCTGACTTGATGGACACATTAAGTGAACAATTAAGCAGCTTAAGAATAATTTCGGAAGAAGGATAA
- the mtrB gene encoding trp RNA-binding attenuation protein MtrB: MEKDDYFVIKALEDGVNVIGLTRGTDTRFHHSEKLDKGEVMIAQFTEHTSAVKIRGKALIQTSHGEMNND; encoded by the coding sequence ATGGAAAAAGATGATTATTTCGTAATAAAAGCGTTGGAAGACGGTGTAAATGTGATTGGTCTGACAAGAGGAACGGACACACGATTTCATCATTCCGAAAAATTGGATAAAGGTGAAGTGATGATCGCTCAGTTTACGGAACATACTTCCGCAGTGAAAATCAGGGGTAAGGCATTAATTCAGACAAGTCATGGAGAAATGAACAATGATTAA